A genomic stretch from Microcebus murinus isolate Inina chromosome 11, M.murinus_Inina_mat1.0, whole genome shotgun sequence includes:
- the CCDC137 gene encoding LOW QUALITY PROTEIN: coiled-coil domain-containing protein 137 (The sequence of the model RefSeq protein was modified relative to this genomic sequence to represent the inferred CDS: deleted 1 base in 1 codon; substituted 1 base at 1 genomic stop codon): MPQGVAAGPGSPGRLHGGCGSRSSRGRQCLAPQPGQHSKEKKKVNCKPQNQDEQEIPYRLVREIMRSRQEMKNPISNKKRKKEAHLAFIKTLEKEAKGVKPDITIPKFKQRKWESDRAYVQLMEQEAQHVLFLSKNQANRQPKAQVAPKKEKSEQKKAFQKRQLDKIRQRKEEKAAERLEQELFQDTVKFGEVALQPPELTAKPRRSIAGDQPGKKSLMLSMLLSLGGVPRPGTTTLPXQRIVGEERERVVQAYRALKKQKQQQQGLQPAGPPHFTSGRKPETQL; encoded by the exons ATGCCTCA AGGGGTGGCTGCGGGGCCCGGGAGCCCAGGGCGACTGCATGGTGGCTGCGGCAGCAGGAGTTCCAGGGGGAGACAGTGCTTGGCTCCGCAGCCCGGGCAgcacagcaaagaaaagaagaaagtgaattgCAAGCCCCAAAACCAGGACGAACAGGAAATCCCTTACCGTCTC GTCCGGGAGATCATGAGGAGCCGCCAGGAGATGAAAAACCCGATCAGtaacaagaagaggaagaaagaggcccATTTGGCTTTCATAAAGACACTGGAGAAGGAAGCTAAGGGAGTAAAGCCAGACATCACCATCCCCAAGTTCAAGCAGAGGAAGTGGGAGTCTGACAGGGCCTATGTCCAGCTCATGGAGCAAGAGGCCCAGCACGTGCTGTTCCTCAGCAAGAACCAGGCCAACCGGCAGCCAAAGGCGCAGGTAGCTCCCAAGAAGGAGAAGTCTGAACAGAAGAAAGCGTTCCAAAAGCGGCAACTGGATAAAATCCggcagagaaaggaggaaaaagcagCAGAAAGGCTGGAGCAGGAGCTGTTCCAAGATACTGTGAAGTTCGGTGAAGTTGCCCTACAGCCCCCAGAGCTGACCGCCAAGCCCAGGAGAAGCATAGCCGGGGACCAG CCTGGCAAGAAATCGCTGATGCTGAGCATGCTTCTGAGCCTTGGCGGTGTGCCCCGGCCTGGGACCACCACGCTGCCGTGACAGCGGAtcgtgggggaggagagggagcggGTTGTGCAGGCCTACAGAGCGCTAaagaagcagaagcagcagcagcaggggctgCAGCCAGCAGGGCCGCCCCACTTCACCTCTGGGAGGAAGCCAGAGACGCAGCTGTGA